agctcctccTTATGGATGCATATACATATGATCTCCAACTTGTTATGGTACGGAACCCAACTCTTTGATATGATATGAAACCCCAAATATTGGGCATCCCGCAACATTgccacccccccaccccccacccccaaaaaaaaaaccaccaccaccaccgtgccCAAAGGCCATTTTCATCATGATGAAATGTGTGTTGGAAAGACAAGACATCCACGATGACATTTTTGGTTAATTGTCCTTTTTAGCTAGTCCTCCATTCAAGTTTTAAGTCGTTCTTAGCTTCATCTTAAGTTAAACTTCTCTAGATTTTACATTCATTAGATACACCATATGATATATTTTGATTGTGCAGTTATTATTCGatattgtagatgttaatatatttttcagTCAGAATTAGACTAGTtcgacttaggacaaagctaaaatGAATTACATTTGAAACGAATGGAATATATATGTATTGAGGATTCTCTCTTATAAGTGATGACCAGATTCAAACCTTACTAATCATGACCGGCAAGAGCAAAACTCGACCTCAAAATGGTTGTAATTCCAATTGACAAATTTACTTTGAGAGAATTCCTTGCGAGCCATTAAAAAAAGATCACAATCCCATGTGAGCCACTGGAAAAGTTCAGCggacttcagcgccactgcttcaacttttttttttgccctccatATCACTGCCGTCAGATTgggctctaacggtgtcaaactgcaggtgtgaaaagtcgaaaatacccttaagtctaaatatgtcattaattttttttagcattttaacgacttcaaatgaaaaaaaaattcaaaactagaaagttatagatctcgtcgagatctataattttcatataaaaattatctttttTTAATACCGCAAAAAGGATTATCTTCTGGAGACTTTTCCAGGTCGCAAGGACATCTTGGTTTTAGTTTTGTATGCACTTGAGATTTGTGTGTTTACATGGttcaaattcaaaatttcaataaAAATCTTTTAAATTAAATGTTGGAGCGGTAAAAAAGATTTGTAGCTGCAGAAAGGACCATTTGCTTCTTGTTTCGGTTCTTTTCAAGTTTGGAGACGCATATATATTCACATGCATTGGTTCCCAGCCATATATGATATCAAATCTTCATTTGATGGCTCGGTTTtgtggggtttttttttttttttttgacccaAGACGGCTCTGTATTGAACATCGGTGGCAGACACAAAAGGCATAGCTTGAGAGCCAAGCCAGAGAAAGGTGCTTCACGACAGCAGTTGCGACTTGGGAAAGCACTACTTCTAGAGCTCTAGTAATCGATTCGAATAATACTAAGCATAATTCATAGGGGGGGGAAGGAAAAAAAATAACAATGTTTCATAGGAACACTTGTACTGCATGTTTCTCACTCGTGAAAAAAGGGCACGGGTAAATCTGAAAGGGATTTAGTAAACGGGAACGTGCGATCTCTCACGTGGTCACGTCGAGGCGAGGCCAACTACCGTTTCAGAACCAAAGATCGGTTTCACATCATGGCACCGGCCACTGCTTGCTGGAACCCGACCCGACCGTCGTCAGGTCAGGTCAGGTCAGCAGTCAGCCACTCAGCCTTACCATGGTCCCGAAACATAAACCAGCAGTGCCTCTGCTTCGAGCCATCGACTGCCACACACATCACATATAAACCCGAGACCTGGTCTTGCGAAAATCAGTGGACGGCGCTGCAGACGGCAGAGCGAAAGCGGCTTTCAGTTTCAGCTGGCCTGACGAACCCGGCAGCGGACCCGGTCTGTGTCTCCACTGCAAGACCTGCCTACGGTCTCTGCACAAGAATTTCCGTGCATACGAGTGGTAATATCAATATCATCGGTATCATGGGTGATCGGTGAGTCTAGAAGCAGCTATGTTCGTGGTACACAACAAACTCAAATCACATCAAAACTGCATCAGCCAATCAGACTATAAAAACAAAATATCAGATTTGGCGTCACACGATTCgtgcagaaaaaaaaaaaaacccataCATAGATGGCCACAAGTGCACAACTCCGTGATAACAGAGAGCTGATGTTTCGGCTGCCACAAGAAGTTGCACATCATTTTCACCATAGCATACCGATCAAGTACTGCCAAATATGAATCCGGTCAAACAATGCTGATCCATTGTTCTAAGGCCATCCCTGAATAGCAACACTGGAAATCCAACAAGATCATCAACCCTCGCTACTCGTTAAGTCATAAGGCAAACTCCATCTCAGCTCGTTTCAGGACACGTGAAACCATAGAGTAGAATTCAGGTTCTTCTTCTTTTATTCGGAAGAGTGTGGTGGATTCATGGGCGTCAGCCTGCATAAATAGGAGAAGGTGAACCAATGAACAGGAAAAGACTCCGGTCCTTTCGTCTGCAACATATGCCATCTTGGAATTCAACTTTAATGTTCCATGAGTACTCGTGACTTGTTACCTCACTAAACTTGAGAAGTATTAAGTTTGAGATGCCAGCAGCCTTTGATTTGTCCCACCTATAACAAAATAATTACAGGAATTAATGTTAAAAAAAATTATCTCGTCGAAATTTAAGGCATTACCAATGCCAAGCCACTTCAGAGTTACAAGCTAACATAGCTAGTTAGCCAGGTTATAATTCATATTGCACAACTTAAAAGATGACAGTCACCCTACGCTAGAGATAATGCAAGTTGAACTTAGGTAGTGCCACAAAAAGCATGATGATCTCAAGCCACACTATCAGTCAGAGAAGGAAGCATACCGAACAAGCATTAGTTCATTGACAGATCTCCACATTTTCTGGCCAGTGTCCTTCTGACTTTGGTCTCTAGCACTTCGACCACGCCACAATTCTTTGACAATGTACATTACCTCTTCAGCATCTACCTTTAGATTGTAAAAGAGAATGTTACAAATGCACAAAAGGATTTCACAACAAGCGAAGGTGAAAATTTCCTTTTTACATGTGCTGGTGACAATCAACATAAATAAATAACACCTCAACTACATAATGTTCGAAGAAAATATCTTATTTCCAGGATATGAAATTACATAGCAAGAAACATAGTACCAGAACTTGCTCGGCTGTCCCATACATCAGCTCCTCATGCTCAATAAGACGCTGATGAAGTATACGGTAATGATCCAAATCCAGGTTAACAACTGGTTCAGTTTGAAAATCTAATCCAGCAAGCTGAGTAATCACATAGGAGGCCATAACTTGACCAAATATTGCAGGGATGGTTCCCAGTACTGGTATAATGCGAACCCTAAATCCTGGCACAATCTGTGGAATAATGCATAGCATGTTGTCAATAGTTACGTACACACACATCATGCACTCCTATAATATACAAGCAACTGGGTGTTCTAGAGGAATTTAATTAACTCTTTGTAACAAAAATTTCTTGTTCAGAAAATCACAAGGAAAAAAGGTCTCAGAAAATGGAACAAGCATGTAGCAGGAGGGTGGTAATACTAGTCCTAGGGGAGTTGACCTGGTAATCTGATGGAGTTTCCTCTTCTTTTGAAGCTTGAAAAGGAAGCAGCTTTGCCTTTGGCTTTTCCAATGAAAAAACTACTGGTATTCCACCCTCGATTCCATGTTCTTTCTTGAGCCTGTACCTCACCTAAAAGTAGCAATCACAACACCCCATTTGCAGCACATCTTGACATGTCAGATAGCTAACGAATGAAATGGCAGCTTACAGTGGGACTGAGTTTTTGGAAGAAGTATCAAACTAACCGATCGAGAGAGGGGATCATTGCTTGATTCTCTCAAATCTGCAACACGAATTCTGGTGGGATCAGCTCGAGCTCCAGCCCCCATTGCAGAAAGTACCTTCAAACCTCTGCGCACGCAAGCTGCAAGGAGTGCCACCTAAGGGGCAAGGATATTTGAACGGTTACAAACAATGAAGACAACCATTGAGAAGCTTACAAATGATATATTCGTAAGTAATGTTCAATGAAGCCATTTGGGCTAAAAAAACAGGTTTCAACTGTTATGCAGGGTGGCTTTGTGTACCTTGATCGTCAGATACAAAGGTAAGGGAAATTTCAGTTTACATAGGAACTAGTTTTTCAAACAGTGGAACCACCACTACTGCCAAGACTTTCATCAAACTAAAAGCATGTGGTGTTGCATGGAGTACAACACAACCTTTTAGTCCGAAGCAAAGCAAAACAGAACATCCAGAAAAGATTTAAAGCACAGCCATGCCTGCATACTGTATCTAAGCATGAAATGCATGGAACGATCTATGTATTTTCAATTTTTCGGCAAAACATGCAGATTACAATTTTTGTTAAGGAGTTACATCACATGCGAGCCAACCACAACCTCTAAGTCTAAGCAGGAAACTAATACATGCAAGAACCTGCAACCTATAACTACCAGTACAAAAAGGAGGGTGGGGGTAACATAAAATAGGGGGTTGCACAtatggaaaaatgaaagttgaagttTGGATGCTAGTATTTGTTACCTTGGTATCAATGTTATCTATGCAATCAAGAACAAAGTCAGGCTGTCCAGAAAGAATTTCCGCCTCAGACGATGCATCATACAATTGCACTTTTGCATCTATTTGGCACTCTGGGTATATCATTGAAAAATGCTTCTTGAGGCATAATGCTTTTGAAGTTCCAACGTCATCCCTGGTTGCCACAGCATGCCGGTTTAGTGATGAGAGTGATACCTTTCAACACATCATGAGTGCCTTGTTAATGCCCACCTATTATAAATGCAAGATGTCACTTACAAAATTGTAATGTTCACCCACCCATTTGATACAGCTGTAAAAGCTACTAAGTACACTTTGCGTGGTTATATATTATACCCTAGTTTTAACTAATAATGCAAGGGAACCAACTAGATGATTCCATGATTCTAGATCTGATATGGTTAGAGATTCGAAAATGAATCCAGCATACGACCATGCATTCCTTAAAAACGAGATCAAATAAATTCTTAATGTGTTGATAATtctctaaaataaaaaaaaagaactaaGGGTCTGAACTTGTTATGTACGGCAACGATTACCTACGGACGAAGCATAGCAGTGGCTAAGGAGTAGCATGTGCGAGACGCGCGGGATGTGCGTGGTCACCGCGCCCACGGCGGCGCCGTTCCTATTCTTTAGGATGTTTGGTTAACCAGTTTGTTAGGTATAGTCTCTGGTTGTTAGGCTTCAGGCTATAAAGCCTAAACACGTTGGTTAATGAGAAGCTAGTTGGAGATTGAGTTCAATCTCTCCGGCTCCCCATTCGTGGGCGACGCCGAGCACGGCGTCGCTGCCTCGCCGCCGCACCACCTCTCGCTCAccagcctctctctctctctctctgaattTCCTACCCGATACACCTAGCGCCCACAACATCTGGTATCGGATATGCCAGGACTCAAGCCTACTTCCgtttccgccgccgccgcgtcaacCACCATCACCGCCGTGCCCATCTCCACGCCGCCTAGCGCACCTGCGCGATCTGCGCCGGACATGTTCCCCGCCACGACAATCCCGGTGGCTGCGATCGACAATCTCATGATCGCTGTCTACGACCTCCAGCGCCAGATGGCCGATCTGGCTACTCGGATCGGCCAGGTGGAGAACCGGACGCCACCGCCGGCGCTTTGCCAAGCATTGCCCCCGTCGGCCTTCCTGACTACAGCGACAGTCCTCCAATGCCCCTCACCAACGGTGTCCCAGGGATCCTCAAGCTCTCCTTCCCCACATTTGACGGCGCCGAAGATCCCTCAGGCTGGCTAAACCGGTGCGACCAATTTTTCCACCTGCAGCGGACCATGGACCACGACAGGGTCTGGCTGGCTTTCTTCCATCTGACGGGGGTCACCCAGCAGTGGTACTACGGGTGGACCAGGATCCGGGGATGTGGGCGCCTTCACCTGGGACATCTTCAAGGCGTTGTGCCTTCAGCGCTTCGCGCCGGCCCTCAGTCCCCATCGCCCGGATGAGTTGGCGCGCTGGCCATGTCACGCCACCGTCGATGAGGTCCAGGAGGTCGTTCCAGCTCGGCTAGCGTCTGCTAGCCAGCACTCGCCACACCAGCAAGCGCACCTTCCCACCAGCGGGCTCTCTGATCATGTCCGCGTCGACGTCGAGCTACCCGAACTGGAGGATCCTCAGCGCGCCATGAGCTTGGTGCGCGGCCTGGAGCGACACGGCCAGGCGGTGCGACCATCAGAGCAAGGTGTTCGCACCAACAAGCCGACGGTTCGTTCTCTACCACCAACCGTCACGCCTCCCAGCTCGGCGCAGCCGCCCATGGCGATCTCGCTGgcatcgccaccaccaccgcgccCGTTCCGCTGTCTGTCCTCTGCGGAGCTCGCGGAACGCCGCCGCCAGGGCCTGTGCTATAACTGTGACGAGCAGTATTCCCCTGACCACAAGTGCCAACGCCCCTTCTATCTCGAGGTCACTGATCCATATGACGCCAGGACGGCCGACACAGAGGAGCTCAAGCTCGCCGTGAACACCCTGGTGCTCTCCCTCCAGGCCATGGCCGCGATCCGCACGGAGGAGACTATGCGGCTGCACTTCTCCATCACCACCCAGCAGTTCGTCGCGCTGCTCGACGCCGGCTCGTCGCACAACTTCATCCATCCTGTTATCGCTCGGTAGGCTGGCCTCGCATTCCACTCCAGTGCAGGCGCCCATGTCACCATGGCCAATGGCGGCCGAGTGGCCTGGCAGGGCTTCGCGCACGACGTCGCCATCCGCCTCGGAGCGGAGCTGCTCTGCATCGACTGTTACTCTGTTCCGCTCGACTGGTACGACATGGTCCTCGGCGCCACTTTCCTCCGTACACTGGGGCCGATTCTATGGGACTTCGACGACTCCTGCATAGCCTTTTGGCGGGAGGGCCGCCGTGTCCTATGGCGGGGCTTGGGCTCGCCGCACCCCGTTCCAGCGACTGGCCGTCTCAACGCAGGGCGCGACGCCGCACCAGCACGACTTGATCGCTCCACCACGGTTGCGGGTGCGCGGTCTCGCAGCGCAGCAGATGGCTCGCGCCGTAGCGCACCCTCGACGCCCTCCTTCATCCACCTCTTCGGGGACCTCCGTCATGACAGTCAGGACGCCGCCAACCTCCGGACCCTCCGCGACCTGTTCGTCACTGCCAGTGGTGAGCCGCCGTGCGTCGTGGATGGCCTCCTCCGCGACGCCCATGTGTCGGCCCCTGCCTATTCAACGACGTCGGCCACGATCCTACAGCTCACCCACGCGACCGGTCACGACGGCCCATAGACGACACAGACGACACTGCAGAGCCTCCGCTCAGATTTCTTCGTCGACGTCGACAAGCGGCTCGTCCGTGCGTTCATCCGCTCCTGTGCTACGAGCGAGCGGAACCAGACGGAGGCCCTCCACAGTGGCGGCCTCCTTCAGTTGATCAAGCTTCCGTCTCGTTTTCCCGACGCATCCGACTCCGGCGCAACGGGTGCAATTCCGGGCCAGCCGCCTcaacacggtggcgcatgggttGTTCCGCCATGGCAGCCACGAGCTGTTAGCGGTCGCTCTCTCGAGGTCCCCCTTTCCGTGGTCCGCCGAGCTGCGCCAAGAGCCGGCGGGCCCCCCTACATCTGCGCCATCCACAAGGCCCTCAACACCGACCGTCGGGGCGCCCCTTGGCTCATCAGCGACGGCCTCATCCTCTACGGCGACCGTGTCTTCGTGCCGTGCTTGTTGACCCCGCCTTCACAGGTCTGCAAGATGGCGCACACGGCTGAACACAAGGTCGTCCACCAGAGGGCCCAGCAGCTCCGCGCCGACTGGTGCACCGACCACGGCCGGGACAAACCCCTCGCGGTGGTGTGTGCGCGTCTTCTCCATGACCAGGCCTACGTCTCGCACCACTACGACGCGCACCACCGTGAGCTACAGTTCTCTCAGGGTGCCTGGGTATGGCCTCTCTTCTTCAATCGCTCCGTCCGGTACTGGGTGGCAAGCTCCCGTggtcagctgggtcctgggtaTGCAAGGCAAGACCACAACTTCGCATGCATGGATGTAGTGGCCTACCACCTCCAGCCCCTTGCAGGTGCCTGCATCAACGATGACGTCCCAGTGGGCGTTCTGCAACCGTTCCGAGCACCTTCGCCGTTTCAAGTGCTAGCCCCGCGGGCTGGTATGTCTGAGGCCGACACACCATGGGAGCCCGTCGAGACGTTCCGCGCGGCGCACCCTTGCTTTcagctcgaggactagctgtttGTCGAAGGGGGGAGAAGTGTTATGTACGGCAACGATTACCTACGGACGAAGCATAGCAGTGGCTAAGGAGTAGCATGTGCGAGACGCGTGGGATGTGTGTGGTCACCGCGCCCACGGCGGCGCCGTTCCTATTCTTTAGGATCTTTGGTTAGTCAGTTTGTTAGGCGTAGTCTCTGGCTGTTAGGCTTCAGGCTATAAAGCCTAAACACGTTGGTTAATGAGAAGCTAGCTGGAGATTGAGTTCAATCTCTCCCGCTCCCCGTTCGTGGGCGACGCCGAGCATGGCGTCGCTGCCTCGCCGCCGCACCACCTCTCGCTCAccagcctctctctctctctctcaatttcCTACCCGATACGCCTAGCGCCCACAACAGAACTGCTTAAGTGGTTGTATGAACCATGTGGATTAATCAGAAATAACTTTAGAAAAGGTTGGTTTAATTGTTTATAAGAAAACTGGTTTGCAGTTATTATTCTCTTCAGATAAGTTTATAATACCTTGTTCAGATGGGCCTTTAACCATTGAGAACATGagatgagaatttgttttaaGTTAAAATAACTAAGATTGGTATATAATATAAATCTTATTCAAAACAAGATTTTTCTCAGTCCTAGTTAAATCCTTCATAACCAAACAAGATTTTTGGTTGTTAAACCACGAGCTATGTTTAACTAGACATATTTATAATTACTTAGAGAACAAAAAGAAAAACTAAGTACATCCAAGTTTCATAACTATACGATGTATCCACTTCTGGAACACACACAAATCCACACCTGATCAAAATCCACAAGAAGCAACCTGCCAACACCAGATCTCAGGAGCATTGAAGTTGCATGACTGCCAACCCCTCCAAGACCAATGACCACAACATAGGATTCAGTCACTTTCTTCTGAGAGTCCATGCCAAAAAATTGTATATTCCTACATTACAGCAGAGTagcagattttggtaatcacaaAACACAACATGAAAACAGCAATAGCTTGAGCATATTCGGCTCAAGGTACTCAGAACATTAGAAAAATATAGTGAACGTTTTGTTTGTAGTGAAAATCAAGAACTTAACCGGCGAACTGCTAATAGTGAGCTATGTACAGAAACAATAGAACACAATATTTCACTTTTTGCACAGGAATATCAAATGATGAAAAGCATAATTGATTGATGCAGCAATAAGTAGCATATCAAGCAATGCAGTTATCTCAAATTTGTACATTTGTATCAACAAAATGTCAAATTGTCTGGTTCCAGAGTATATAAGTATCAACAACGACTAACTGGATCAATCAAGCAGACAGCAATAGATGGCTTATAGCTAGGGACCCGCTCCATATAGAACTTTACTAAGGAAAGAAACTAAAGAGTGCAAACCTTGTAAGCTGTTCAGAGACCACTTCATCCGAGAGAAGATCCGAGCTACCAACAGCGCTCAGATGCCTGTTGGGCCGAGCGTTCCCTGATTGAAGAAGCGAACAATTTAAGATACCAGAACTTCGGAACAAACAACCAACATCGCTAAGAATTAGTGGTTATACAACAAAAAAAACACAAGCCACTCTTAAATTGCTATCGTTTTCCAAGACGACAGAATCTATAACTAGTACACGTTATCCTACTGCTAAACTGCCAACAGGAGCTAACCGCAGGCGTACCAGTCGTCATTCCATTGGATTCCAGCAGGTTCCGCACGTACCCCTCTCTCCGCTTGGATCTGCGACATCGAAACGAAGCAAGCGTCAGCAGAACGCTCTGTGGCATCCAGGTCCAGCTTGGCGTGCGGAACGGGGAAGGGGGAAGTTGGGCCGGTTACCTTGAGAGAGGATTCATGACAGCGGCGGCAGAGAGCGCGccgacggcggcgccggcgccggctgcGAGGAGCCATTCCTTCGCCCGCTCACCCATCTCCGGCTGCCGCTGCCTAAAAAGTAAAAACCTCGGGTGCTCGACCAAAATAAAAGAGCCTTTTACCTGCGTGGCACTGTAAAAGACCTAAATTAGCTGTGAACCACGAAAAAACGAAAAGTTGTACAGTATCATTGCATAAAATTTTCTTTCCTACGTGCCACTTCTGTCACTTTGCTGTCTGATTCTAACAAAGCTGGGTGCCAGTTAGATATAAAATTACTTTTTTATCCATCACTCTTTCTAGTCAATCCCCACTTATTCTTCTTTCACTTGATGTTCGTTCTCCACTTTAAGCTAAGAGCCAAACCCAAGAGGAGCAGGCAGGTGGGCGTGGAGGAGCAGCCGGCGTCGCGGGAAGGGGAACAAGGGAGGCGTGGCCACTACAAGTCGCACGCGCGAGGGGCGGGGGCCACGCGTCGGCCGATTTggcgcgggagcgggagcgggcaCGGTTGAGGCAGCGGGGCCTCGTGCGGGGAGGATGCAGGGGCCAGGTCCGCGTGGGTCGCCTGAGGCTCCAGCAGGAGGATTTCTCACGGATTCAGAAAAGATGGCGGACAGGCGACCAGCTTGACTTCCAGATGGGTGATTTCT
The nucleotide sequence above comes from Miscanthus floridulus cultivar M001 chromosome 18, ASM1932011v1, whole genome shotgun sequence. Encoded proteins:
- the LOC136521423 gene encoding tRNA threonylcarbamoyladenosine dehydratase-like isoform X1; translated protein: MGERAKEWLLAAGAGAAVGALSAAAVMNPLSRSKRREGYVRNLLESNGMTTGNARPNRHLSAVGSSDLLSDEVVSEQLTRNIQFFGMDSQKKVTESYVVVIGLGGVGSHATSMLLRSGVGRLLLVDFDQVSLSSLNRHAVATRDDVGTSKALCLKKHFSMIYPECQIDAKVQLYDASSEAEILSGQPDFVLDCIDNIDTKVALLAACVRRGLKVLSAMGAGARADPTRIRVADLRESSNDPLSRSVRYRLKKEHGIEGGIPVVFSLEKPKAKLLPFQASKEEETPSDYQIVPGFRVRIIPVLGTIPAIFGQVMASYVITQLAGLDFQTEPVVNLDLDHYRILHQRLIEHEELMYGTAEQVLVDAEEVMYIVKELWRGRSARDQSQKDTGQKMWRSVNELMLVRWDKSKAAGISNLILLKFSEADAHESTTLFRIKEEEPEFYSMVSRVLKRAEMEFAL
- the LOC136521423 gene encoding tRNA threonylcarbamoyladenosine dehydratase 2-like isoform X2 gives rise to the protein MGERAKEWLLAAGAGAAVGALSAAAVMNPLSRSKRREGYVRNLLESNGMTTGNARPNRHLSAVGSSDLLSDEVVSEQLTRNIQFFGMDSQKKVTESYVVVIGLGGVGSHATSMLLRSGVGRDDVGTSKALCLKKHFSMIYPECQIDAKVQLYDASSEAEILSGQPDFVLDCIDNIDTKVALLAACVRRGLKVLSAMGAGARADPTRIRVADLRESSNDPLSRSVRYRLKKEHGIEGGIPVVFSLEKPKAKLLPFQASKEEETPSDYQIVPGFRVRIIPVLGTIPAIFGQVMASYVITQLAGLDFQTEPVVNLDLDHYRILHQRLIEHEELMYGTAEQVLVDAEEVMYIVKELWRGRSARDQSQKDTGQKMWRSVNELMLVRWDKSKAAGISNLILLKFSEADAHESTTLFRIKEEEPEFYSMVSRVLKRAEMEFAL